One window of Salegentibacter sp. Hel_I_6 genomic DNA carries:
- a CDS encoding DUF4276 family protein has translation MIRAIYIICEGQSEEEFVNRILRPYFTAHQIYDVRPILMSTSKGNKGGDVKYDRLKYNIDKLLLNERDVLVTTFIDFFRLKSDFPKFEDAQKKLNKIQRVGFLEQALTEAVNSPRFIPYIQLHEFEGLLFAAKDGFEFLPDLKQANLNRLLLAVAEKENPEELNDGELTAPSKRLEQLIPGFDKNKPFYGGIIAEINTIDPILNRCTRFSDWVEKLIDKVKE, from the coding sequence ATGATTAGAGCCATTTATATAATTTGCGAAGGACAGTCCGAAGAAGAGTTTGTAAATAGAATATTGAGGCCCTATTTTACAGCACATCAAATTTATGATGTTCGTCCAATATTAATGTCCACCAGTAAGGGGAATAAAGGAGGAGATGTTAAATATGATCGACTAAAATACAACATTGATAAATTATTATTAAATGAGAGGGATGTATTAGTCACTACTTTTATTGACTTTTTTAGACTAAAAAGTGATTTCCCTAAATTTGAGGATGCACAAAAAAAGCTGAATAAAATTCAAAGAGTAGGTTTTTTAGAGCAAGCCTTAACAGAAGCAGTAAACAGTCCTCGGTTTATACCATATATCCAGTTACACGAGTTCGAGGGTTTATTATTTGCAGCAAAAGATGGATTTGAGTTTTTACCAGATTTAAAACAAGCAAACCTCAATAGATTATTATTAGCGGTTGCGGAAAAAGAAAATCCAGAAGAGTTGAATGATGGAGAATTGACAGCACCTTCCAAACGATTAGAGCAGCTAATTCCAGGTTTTGATAAGAACAAGCCTTTTTATGGAGGTATAATAGCTGAAATAAATACAATTGATCCTATTTTAAACAGGTGTACAAGATTTAGTGATTGGGTAGAAAAATTAATTGATAAAGTAAAAGAATGA
- a CDS encoding AAA family ATPase yields MPINRIHIENFKSIRDSGDIEIKPINILIGANGVGKSNFISFFKMLNSISKKRLVNYVADNGYENSLLYFGRKKSKSIGGSIVFNPKGKNTNNRYDFKLVPKKQDVGFYFEKDQGGFNFFSSGFNESWSFENLGGEGKEESGISENGMDRADFLRRYFDSFDVFHFHDTSSNSPLKQPNKTLDYKYLKADGSNLAAFLYRIKDTHPKHFKMIEYTISSVAPFFERFDLVPDAKNPDMIFLSWLEKGSDEYFNAHHLSDGTLRFIALSALLLQPDLPSTILLDEPELGLHPFAISKLAGMIKNASFHSQIIIATQSVNLVNEFSANDIIVADRKDKQTIFKRQSEESLKVWLEDYTVGELWEKNVIGGRL; encoded by the coding sequence ATGCCAATTAATAGAATACATATCGAAAATTTTAAATCTATACGAGATTCAGGCGATATAGAGATAAAACCAATTAATATTTTAATTGGTGCAAACGGGGTGGGTAAAAGTAATTTTATCTCATTTTTTAAAATGCTAAATAGTATTTCGAAGAAGCGACTGGTTAATTATGTTGCAGATAATGGTTATGAAAACAGCCTGTTATATTTTGGAAGGAAGAAATCAAAGTCAATAGGTGGAAGCATTGTGTTTAACCCCAAGGGTAAGAACACTAATAATCGCTATGATTTTAAGTTGGTTCCTAAGAAACAAGACGTAGGTTTTTATTTTGAAAAAGATCAAGGTGGTTTCAACTTCTTTTCAAGTGGTTTTAATGAGAGTTGGAGTTTTGAAAATTTGGGGGGTGAAGGAAAAGAAGAAAGTGGCATTTCTGAAAACGGAATGGATAGAGCTGATTTTCTGCGAAGGTACTTTGACAGCTTTGATGTTTTTCATTTTCACGATACAAGCTCAAATTCTCCTTTAAAGCAACCAAATAAAACCCTGGATTATAAATATTTGAAGGCAGACGGAAGTAATTTAGCCGCGTTTTTATACCGAATAAAGGATACACATCCTAAACATTTCAAAATGATTGAATATACTATTAGCTCAGTCGCACCTTTTTTTGAAAGATTTGATCTAGTACCCGATGCTAAAAATCCAGATATGATCTTCTTGAGTTGGTTAGAAAAAGGATCTGATGAATATTTCAATGCTCATCATTTATCTGATGGTACCTTACGTTTTATTGCGTTGTCAGCTTTATTATTGCAACCCGATTTGCCAAGTACGATATTATTGGACGAACCTGAATTGGGACTACATCCTTTTGCAATTTCAAAATTAGCGGGAATGATAAAAAATGCTTCTTTTCATTCTCAAATTATCATTGCCACGCAGTCTGTAAATTTAGTCAATGAGTTTTCTGCTAATGATATTATTGTAGCCGACAGAAAAGATAAACAAACCATATTTAAAAGACAATCTGAAGAATCACTTAAGGTTTGGCTAGAGGATTACACAGTTGGTGAACTATGGGAAAAAAATGTAATAGGCGGTAGATTATGA
- a CDS encoding site-specific DNA-methyltransferase, whose product MDGTSQTPQEIKLQELKKIFPEVFAEGKVDWEKLKATLGEDINFSNERYVLNWAGKSDAFKVLQAPTTKTLIPAKDESVNFEETENIFIEGENLEVLKVLQKSYFGKVKMIYIDPPYNTGNDHFIYPDKFSETKADYEKRVGDKDEEGYMTKEGMYKKNSKENGQYHSNWLNMMYPRLFLAKNLLKQDGIIFVSIDDNEVHNLKLIMNEVFGEENFVASLIYDKNRKNDAKYFSVGHEYMLVYFKDYQIIKDQKLVFRTVKEGIDDVKEEFINLKKRHKNDWELVEKGIKDFYKSWDEDDERISLARFNKVDEKGPYRDDGNISWPGGGGPKYEILHPETKKPCKIPDGGWRFPKKKRMLEEIEKGRVVFGKDESTLPRIRRNLFETDKEVMRSVHFSYAQTATSEFNKIFNNQRIFDNPKHFDDIAKLITYVTEPNEEDLILDFFSGSATTAHAVMKSNKEDGGNRKYICVQLPEETDTKSNAYKAGFKNISEISKERIRRVGDIIRNELKQENERKKLEIQFQEDSRNYKIDLGFKVLKLSDSNFKQWQQIQNKDAKALEEQIKLFVDPVSETATIENMVYELLLKSGKDLNSKIVNQGDYYTINEDELALLLEKANQEIINKIIASKPQKVIALDKLFKDNDQLKTNTVLQLKDAGIEFKTI is encoded by the coding sequence ATGGACGGTACAAGCCAAACTCCACAAGAAATAAAACTACAAGAATTAAAAAAGATTTTCCCTGAAGTTTTTGCTGAAGGTAAAGTAGACTGGGAAAAATTAAAAGCTACGCTAGGTGAAGACATAAACTTTAGTAATGAGCGCTATGTTTTGAATTGGGCAGGAAAGAGTGATGCGTTTAAAGTGTTGCAAGCTCCTACCACTAAAACATTAATTCCTGCAAAAGACGAATCTGTAAATTTCGAGGAAACCGAGAATATCTTTATTGAAGGCGAGAACCTGGAAGTATTAAAGGTTTTACAAAAGAGTTATTTTGGTAAAGTGAAAATGATCTATATAGATCCGCCATATAACACCGGAAACGATCATTTTATTTACCCCGATAAGTTTTCTGAAACTAAAGCCGATTATGAAAAGCGTGTGGGCGATAAAGATGAAGAAGGTTATATGACTAAAGAGGGGATGTATAAAAAAAATAGCAAAGAAAATGGCCAATATCATAGTAATTGGCTTAATATGATGTACCCTCGTCTATTTCTTGCCAAAAATCTTTTAAAACAAGATGGGATTATATTTGTTTCTATTGATGATAATGAAGTGCATAACCTAAAGCTAATAATGAATGAAGTTTTTGGAGAAGAGAATTTCGTGGCTTCTTTAATTTACGATAAAAATAGGAAAAATGATGCTAAATATTTTTCGGTTGGACACGAGTATATGTTGGTTTATTTCAAAGATTATCAAATAATAAAAGATCAAAAACTTGTATTCAGGACAGTTAAGGAGGGAATTGACGATGTTAAAGAGGAATTTATTAATCTAAAAAAAAGGCATAAGAATGACTGGGAATTAGTGGAAAAAGGAATTAAGGATTTTTATAAAAGTTGGGATGAAGATGACGAAAGGATTTCTCTAGCTCGTTTCAACAAAGTTGATGAAAAAGGTCCTTATAGAGATGACGGTAATATAAGTTGGCCTGGAGGTGGAGGTCCTAAATATGAAATTTTGCACCCAGAAACCAAAAAGCCCTGCAAAATACCTGATGGTGGTTGGCGTTTTCCAAAGAAAAAAAGAATGCTCGAAGAAATAGAAAAAGGCAGAGTTGTATTTGGAAAAGATGAATCCACATTGCCTAGAATAAGAAGAAACTTATTTGAAACGGATAAAGAGGTAATGAGAAGTGTTCATTTTAGTTATGCTCAAACAGCAACGTCAGAATTCAATAAAATTTTTAATAACCAAAGAATCTTTGATAATCCAAAACACTTTGATGATATAGCAAAATTGATAACGTATGTAACAGAGCCTAATGAAGAAGATTTAATCTTAGATTTTTTTTCAGGCTCTGCGACTACAGCTCATGCTGTAATGAAATCAAATAAAGAAGATGGCGGAAACCGAAAATATATATGTGTTCAATTACCTGAAGAGACTGATACAAAAAGTAATGCATACAAAGCGGGGTTTAAGAATATTTCCGAAATTTCTAAAGAACGTATACGTAGAGTTGGAGATATAATAAGGAATGAATTAAAACAAGAAAATGAAAGGAAAAAATTAGAAATCCAATTTCAGGAGGACAGTAGAAATTACAAGATTGATTTAGGTTTTAAAGTTCTCAAACTTTCCGATAGTAATTTTAAACAATGGCAGCAAATACAAAATAAAGATGCCAAAGCTTTAGAAGAGCAAATTAAACTTTTTGTAGATCCGGTTTCAGAAACTGCTACTATAGAAAATATGGTTTATGAGCTACTATTAAAAAGCGGTAAAGATCTTAATAGTAAAATAGTTAATCAAGGAGATTACTACACAATTAACGAAGATGAATTGGCGTTGCTTTTAGAAAAAGCAAACCAGGAGATTATCAATAAAATTATCGCCTCAAAACCGCAAAAAGTGATTGCCCTGGACAAACTTTTTAAGGATAACGACCAGCTTAAAACCAATACGGTTTTACAATTGAAGGATGCGGGTATTGAATTTAAAACCATATAA
- a CDS encoding nucleotidyl transferase AbiEii/AbiGii toxin family protein: MIPRPDIAKWQINAPWKEFMQVEQDLVISRTLVELFSDDFLSENLAFRGGTALHKLYLSPAPRYSEDIDLVQIKPGPIKPIMKRIGEVVTFFEEERRTQIKGHGAKALYRFYSEYENIRLRLKLEINCKEHFNVLPWVEYPFEVKSNWFEGIANIRTYNINELLGTKLRALYQRSKGRDLFDLDYSRRNMEIDIDMILRSFKTYMDFSVGRSPSAKEFLLNIEEKENDPDFTGDMEALLRSEIEYDQEQAFDWLKKEVISNI, translated from the coding sequence ATGATTCCAAGACCAGATATAGCTAAGTGGCAGATAAATGCCCCCTGGAAAGAATTTATGCAAGTTGAGCAAGATTTAGTGATAAGCAGAACCTTAGTGGAATTATTTTCCGATGATTTTTTGAGTGAGAATCTCGCTTTTCGCGGCGGAACTGCACTACATAAACTTTACTTAAGCCCCGCTCCAAGATATTCCGAAGATATTGACCTGGTGCAAATAAAACCGGGGCCAATTAAACCAATTATGAAACGTATAGGTGAAGTTGTAACTTTCTTTGAAGAAGAAAGGCGTACTCAAATTAAAGGACACGGCGCAAAAGCCCTATATCGTTTTTATTCAGAATATGAGAATATTAGGTTAAGATTAAAGCTAGAAATAAACTGTAAAGAACACTTTAATGTTTTGCCCTGGGTTGAATATCCTTTTGAAGTTAAAAGCAACTGGTTTGAAGGGATAGCAAATATTCGCACTTATAACATCAACGAATTATTGGGAACAAAATTAAGAGCATTATATCAACGCAGTAAAGGGAGAGATCTCTTCGACCTGGACTACTCCAGGCGCAATATGGAGATAGATATTGATATGATTTTAAGGTCTTTTAAAACCTATATGGATTTTTCGGTTGGACGATCACCTAGTGCCAAAGAGTTTTTATTAAATATAGAAGAAAAAGAAAATGATCCCGATTTCACAGGTGATATGGAAGCTTTGCTAAGATCAGAAATTGAATATGACCAGGAACAGGCGTTTGACTGGTTAAAGAAAGAAGTAATATCAAATATTTAA
- a CDS encoding type IV toxin-antitoxin system AbiEi family antitoxin, producing the protein MSLSEFIKERLSFEEYAFTWDELVESTSGKSESLIRNDLYYAVGNGDVVSLRHKFYLIIPPRYSHSGKLPIELYIDKLFTFLNRNYYLGLYSAARYYGASHQQIQKEYILHDKSPLLSVSKGAIKLDFFTVSNWPEKNILNRKGDAGMFKLSSPALTAVDLLHHQSKIGGLNRTLSILEELVEEIEVSDVKDLLSWYSQKSVLQRFGFLLNEYNSSSEPAELIYNHLKLQKFYPVLLSPKSNQKAGAVNNRWKVDVNIKMESDL; encoded by the coding sequence TTGAGTTTAAGCGAATTTATAAAAGAGCGATTGTCTTTCGAGGAATATGCTTTTACCTGGGATGAATTAGTTGAAAGCACTTCCGGTAAATCGGAATCCTTGATACGTAACGACCTCTATTATGCTGTGGGAAATGGTGATGTGGTTTCATTACGGCATAAGTTTTATCTAATTATTCCGCCCAGGTATTCTCATTCCGGCAAATTACCTATTGAGTTATACATTGATAAACTATTTACTTTTTTAAATAGAAACTATTATTTAGGCTTGTATTCTGCGGCAAGGTATTATGGTGCTAGTCATCAACAAATTCAAAAGGAGTATATACTTCACGATAAATCTCCGTTACTCTCCGTCTCAAAAGGAGCTATTAAGCTTGACTTTTTCACGGTTTCCAACTGGCCAGAAAAAAATATCTTAAATCGTAAAGGAGATGCGGGAATGTTTAAATTATCCAGTCCGGCATTAACAGCAGTCGATTTACTGCACCATCAATCCAAAATCGGTGGATTGAACAGAACCCTTTCCATTCTGGAAGAGTTGGTTGAAGAAATAGAAGTTTCAGATGTAAAAGATTTGCTATCCTGGTATTCCCAAAAAAGTGTACTGCAACGTTTTGGTTTCTTACTAAATGAATATAATTCCAGTTCTGAACCCGCTGAACTAATTTATAATCATTTGAAGCTTCAAAAATTCTATCCTGTTTTATTGAGCCCGAAATCAAACCAAAAAGCAGGAGCGGTCAACAACCGCTGGAAAGTTGATGTTAATATTAAAATGGAAAGTGATTTATGA
- a CDS encoding DUF1905 domain-containing protein, protein MKKIVDNKKLELVYKKGNGAWTYHIVIPNTAHIDGTWGSLKVSGLLDDYELKEMNLAPRKEEDKMISINEEIRNAIGKSGGDKVTVTLYLHTHERINNNSEILKCFEDAGVKDSFESLNKDEQKEIIDDITSKTTEAKQIEQINHHINLLLNQNN, encoded by the coding sequence ATGAAAAAAATTGTCGATAATAAAAAGCTTGAATTAGTCTATAAAAAAGGGAATGGAGCTTGGACATACCATATTGTCATACCAAATACAGCCCATATAGATGGAACTTGGGGTTCGCTAAAAGTTTCTGGTTTACTTGATGATTACGAGTTGAAAGAAATGAATTTGGCACCAAGAAAGGAAGAAGATAAAATGATTTCAATAAACGAAGAAATCAGAAATGCAATCGGTAAAAGTGGTGGTGATAAAGTTACCGTAACCTTATACCTGCATACACACGAGAGAATCAATAACAATTCGGAAATTCTCAAATGTTTTGAAGATGCAGGCGTAAAGGATTCGTTCGAATCATTAAATAAAGATGAACAAAAAGAAATTATAGATGATATCACTTCAAAAACTACAGAGGCCAAACAAATTGAACAAATAAACCACCATATCAATCTGTTACTTAATCAGAATAATTAA
- a CDS encoding cupin domain-containing protein, giving the protein MKYSIFTFLLFAPLFLVAQSSNYNVSSYNTQGTKAPNTHYIGEAWLNPLIHEDEELGYNITKATFKANSTLDWHKHGSVQVLVIVDGEAYYQEKGKKPIILKEGDVIRCEKETEHWHSSTKDSDVTYLAFYSGEKPTEWTEVLTQEYYDQVPKMLETK; this is encoded by the coding sequence ATGAAATATTCAATTTTTACTTTTTTGCTTTTTGCTCCATTGTTTCTTGTAGCTCAAAGTTCTAACTATAATGTGTCTTCCTATAATACACAAGGAACTAAGGCACCCAATACTCATTACATTGGAGAAGCTTGGTTAAATCCACTAATTCACGAGGATGAAGAATTAGGTTACAACATTACCAAAGCAACCTTCAAAGCTAACTCAACTTTAGATTGGCACAAACACGGTTCTGTTCAAGTTTTAGTAATAGTAGATGGTGAAGCCTATTATCAAGAAAAGGGTAAAAAGCCTATAATTCTAAAAGAGGGAGATGTAATTAGATGTGAAAAAGAAACTGAGCATTGGCACTCATCTACGAAAGATAGTGATGTTACATATTTAGCATTCTATAGTGGAGAAAAACCAACAGAATGGACAGAAGTCTTAACTCAAGAATATTACGATCAAGTTCCTAAAATGCTAGAAACTAAATGA
- a CDS encoding GNAT family N-acetyltransferase, whose translation MEKIEIAKVTLKDINQLQKIGKQTFEDTFGAQNSPAFMEEYLNKSFSKEKVREEISDENSEIYFAKIDKKIVGYLKVNFNQSQTELKDPNALEIERIYVIKEYLGKKIGQELYNKAINIAKQKNLQYVWLGVWEENSRAIRFYEKNGFIKFDKHIFDLGGDKQTDILMKKYLRE comes from the coding sequence ATGGAAAAAATCGAAATAGCAAAAGTTACTCTTAAAGATATAAACCAACTACAAAAAATAGGAAAACAAACATTTGAAGATACTTTTGGTGCTCAAAACTCTCCAGCTTTTATGGAAGAATATTTAAATAAGAGTTTCTCCAAAGAAAAAGTACGTGAAGAAATATCTGATGAAAATTCAGAGATCTATTTCGCTAAAATTGACAAAAAGATAGTTGGATATCTTAAAGTAAATTTTAATCAATCACAAACGGAATTAAAAGATCCAAATGCTTTAGAAATTGAACGGATTTATGTAATAAAAGAATATTTAGGAAAAAAGATTGGTCAAGAACTTTACAATAAAGCAATTAATATCGCAAAACAGAAAAACCTTCAGTACGTTTGGTTAGGAGTTTGGGAAGAAAATTCAAGAGCAATTCGATTTTATGAAAAAAACGGATTTATAAAATTCGATAAACACATCTTTGATTTAGGTGGTGATAAGCAAACCGACATCTTAATGAAAAAATATTTAAGGGAATAA
- a CDS encoding endonuclease NucS domain-containing protein, translating into MIPNLSERQIEDVFEIFHEPLLEEGLEFISRQHILDNRLRVDLLFKDKNGKNVAVELKKDAISREDVGQALQYAGLIKNSRVILAAPIIATSIKNAFDHYGIEYLEFDLSEIQKLYKQIENKTREQNFSIAKELKLPQNVIKEPLSSKSKKDGNIAFKVTYTDSNWSGVCSPNVASYNFKHRTWCGIQADFDINCQDIEYSNSNELSTNFAPCHDCIAQKELVFYAGHYHGEKHDNEPIQCLDAKVGKIALFTSREIGEPENERFIFAIGQMNYFEPVSDGNNNYELFHCDKNTALIFNTHRPKYWKYYSNANNPERIAWNTGLFRYIDDDLVYNLLTDIIDTNRYPNKVKKKAKYLRNQI; encoded by the coding sequence ATGATACCTAATTTATCTGAAAGACAAATTGAAGATGTTTTTGAAATTTTTCACGAACCATTGCTCGAAGAGGGATTGGAATTTATTTCCCGTCAACATATCTTAGACAATAGGCTAAGAGTTGATTTACTTTTTAAAGATAAAAACGGAAAAAATGTCGCTGTTGAACTTAAAAAGGATGCAATTTCACGGGAAGATGTTGGACAAGCATTGCAATATGCAGGATTGATTAAAAATAGTCGTGTAATTTTAGCTGCACCTATTATTGCAACAAGTATCAAAAACGCATTTGACCATTATGGAATTGAATATTTAGAATTTGATCTAAGCGAAATTCAGAAGTTATATAAACAAATCGAAAATAAAACTAGAGAACAAAATTTTAGTATTGCCAAAGAACTTAAGTTACCACAAAATGTAATTAAGGAACCTCTTTCTTCAAAATCCAAAAAAGATGGAAATATTGCCTTCAAAGTAACTTATACAGATTCCAACTGGAGTGGAGTTTGTTCTCCTAATGTTGCTTCATATAACTTTAAACATAGAACTTGGTGTGGCATTCAAGCTGATTTTGATATAAATTGTCAAGATATCGAATACTCAAATTCTAATGAACTCTCAACAAATTTCGCACCTTGTCACGACTGTATTGCTCAAAAAGAACTCGTTTTTTATGCAGGTCATTACCACGGAGAAAAACACGATAATGAACCAATTCAGTGTTTGGATGCTAAGGTTGGTAAGATTGCATTATTCACATCAAGAGAAATAGGAGAACCTGAAAACGAAAGGTTCATATTTGCAATTGGACAAATGAATTATTTTGAGCCTGTAAGTGACGGGAATAATAATTATGAACTTTTTCATTGTGATAAAAACACAGCATTGATTTTCAATACCCATAGACCAAAATATTGGAAATATTATAGTAATGCTAACAATCCCGAAAGGATAGCTTGGAATACTGGATTATTTAGATATATAGATGATGATCTTGTATATAATCTATTAACAGATATAATTGATACAAATCGTTACCCAAATAAAGTCAAGAAAAAGGCTAAATATCTACGAAACCAGATATAG